The Cyprinus carpio isolate SPL01 chromosome A19, ASM1834038v1, whole genome shotgun sequence genome has a segment encoding these proteins:
- the LOC109062068 gene encoding regulating synaptic membrane exocytosis protein 4-like isoform X33: MGRQGQDGSTALPGMRMQRSQSRLSLSASFEALAIYFPCMNSFDEKDREEGKKKKPVRLAIQRSVETGLAVEMKSRMTRQPSRETTDDGDKVKPGNLIFPGVKISSDSQFTEFLDGLGPAQLAGRQTLATPPMGDIQIGMVHRKERLDVEVIRARGLVGKPGNKQTPAPYVKVYLLENGKCINKKKTRTARKTLDPLYQQQLQFEENPEGKVLQIIVWGDYGRMDHKSFMGAAQILLDDLELTNMVIGWYKLFPPTSLVDPTLAPLSSKPPDSGLDSSNVRS; the protein is encoded by the exons ATGGGCAGACAAGGGCAGGATGGCAGCACCGCTCTTCCCGGTATGCGAATGCAGCGCTCACAGAGCCGGCTTAGCCTGTCTGCCTCCTTCGAGGCACTGGCCATCTACTTTCCCTGCATGAACTCCTTTGACGAGAAAGACAGAG AGGAGGGTAAGAAGAAGAAGCCGGTGCGTCTGGCGATCCAGCGGAGTGTAGAGACTGGTTTAGCCGTCGAGATGAAGAGCAGGATGACACGGCAGCCCAGCCGTGAGACCACAGATGACGGTGATAAGGTGAAACCTGGAAA TCTAATATTCCCTGGAGTGAAGATCTCTTCAGACAGCCAGTTCACTGAGTTTTTGGATGGTCTTGGCCCCGCCCAGCTGGCAGGGAGACAGACATTGGCCACGCCTCCAATGG GTGACATCCAGATTGGTATGGTGCACAGGAAGGAGAGGCTGGATGTTGAAGTTATTCGGGCTCGAGGCCTGGTGGGCAAACCAGGGAACAAACAGACGCCAG CACCTTATGTAAAAGTATATCTGCTGGAAAATGGGAAGTGCATCAACAAGAAGAAAACACGGACGGCGAGAAAAACACTGGATCCTCTTTATCAACAGCAGCTTCAGTTTGAGGAGAATCCTGAAGGAAAGGTTTTACAG ATCATTGTTTGGGGGGACTATGGACGCATGGACCACAAATCCTTCATGGGAGCCGCCCAGATCCTGTTAGACGATTTAGAGCTGACCAACATGGTGATTGGCTGGTACAAGCTCTTCCCTCCCACCTCATTAGTGGACCCAACCTTGGCACCTTTAAGTAGTAAACCTCCAGATTCAGGCCTGGACAGTTCCAATGTTCGGTCGTAG
- the LOC109055000 gene encoding low-density lipoprotein receptor-related protein 12-like, giving the protein MAYISSVNKICLQWTHLLFIFMVNAVSSQHSENVYVSGMANACGDVAEQIRASSGVITSPGWPFEYPSRINCSWNIRANPGEIITISFQDFEIQSSHRCGLDWISIGTYKNLDGYRACGSSIPAPYISSQDHVWIKFHSDDSTTGKGFRLSYITGKSEEASCKPEQFHCANGKCIPESWKCNTMDECGDNSDEELCVQPNPSAFFSFQPCAFNQFPCLSRYTRVYTCLPESLKCDGSIDCQDLGDEIDCDVPTCGEWLHNFYGTFSSPNYPDFYPPGSNCTWLIDTGDHRKVILRFMDFKLDGTGYGDYVKVYDGLEENPRRLLRVLTAFDSRAPVAVVSSSGQLRIHFYADKINAARGFNVTYQVDGFCLPWEIPCGGNWGCYTEQQRCDGYWHCPNGRDELNCSNCQEDEFPCSRNGACYPRSDRCNYQNRCPNGSDEKNCFFCQPGNFHCKNNRCVFESWVCDAQDDCGDGSDEESCPVIVPTRVITAAVIGSLICGLLLVIALGCTCKLYSLRMFERRSFETQLSRVEAELLRREAPPSYGQLIAQGLIPPVEDFPVCSGNQASVLENLRLAVRSQLGFTSIRLPTTGRHGNIWRRLFNFTRSRQSGSLALVSADTEEGSDGSASAREPERLGSHRGLLPLDSDDTDTESEQHPRRDVPGAVGGLMAPLPQKTPPTTAVEAIVSVSASSAPLVSRESSISESISESSGVTGPSCAATTTTTTSARSTFGSALSRVTRSLRWIRFSLGRSSDGGSSGIGQNHSPLRQLEQGSAGCTGIGIRGEDEDDVELLIPISDASSLDSDESSRPLLEQGLEQAFGPPLTPAVVSLRGRLVGRDGPCEHCGIVHTARIPDACLEATAKTESSDDESLLLC; this is encoded by the exons tAAATGCAGTTTCGTCGCAGCACAGTGAGAACGTATATGTATCAGGCATGGCAAACG CCTGTGGAGATGTAGCGGAGCAGATAAGGGCGTCCAGTGGAGTGATAACGAGCCCTGGCTGGCCCTTTGAATACCCTTCTCGCATCAACTGCAGCTGGAACATCAGGGCCAACCCTGGAGAGATCATCACCATCAG TTTTCAGGACTTTGAAATTCAGAGCTCGCACAGATGTGGTTTGGACTGGATCTCCATTGGAACCTACAAGAACCTGGATGGGTACCGGGCCTGTGGCTCATCTATTCCGGCCCCATACATCTCCTCTCAGGATCACGTGTGGATCAAGTTCCACTCTGATGACAGCACGACTGGAAAAGGCTTCAGGCTTTCTTACATAACAG GGAAATCCGAAGAAGCCAGCTGCAAGCCTGAGCAGTTCCACTGCGCGAATGGAAAGTGTATCCCAGAGTCATGGAAGTGTAACACCATGGATGAATGTGGCGATAACTCAGACGAGGAGCTGTGCGTACAGCCTAATCCCTCCGCGTTCTTCTCCTTCCAGCCTTGCGCCTTCAACCAGTTCCCTTGTCTCTCACGCTACACCCGTGTTTACACCTGTCTGCCGGAGTCGCTCAAATGCGACGGCAGCATTGACTGTCAGGACTTGGGTGATGAGATCGACTGTGACGTGCCCACCTGTGGTGAATGGCTGCACAATTTCTACGGTACTTTCAGCTCGCCCAACTATCCTGACTTCTATCCGCCTGGTAGTAACTGCACCTGGCTGATCGACACTGGTGACCACCGTAAGGTTATCTTGCGCTTTATGGACTTCAAGCTGGACGGCACAGGCTATGGCGATTATGTTAAAGTCTATGATGGATTAGAGGAGAACCCCAGGCGTCTGTTGCGTGTGTTGACTGCGTTCGACTCTCGAGCCCCTGTAGCAGTGGTGTCATCTTCAGGACAGCTTCGGATACACTTTTATGCTGACAAAATCAATGCGGCTCGAGGCTTTAACGTTACGTATCAAGTAGACGGTTTCTGCCTGCCATGGGAAATCCCGTGTGGAGGGAACTGGGGTTGCTACACTGAACAACAGCGCTGTGACGGCTACTGGCACTGTCCCAATGGCAGGGACGAGCTCAACTGCAGCAACTGCCAGGAAGACGAGTTCCCATGCTCACGAAACGGTGCCTGCTACCCGCGCTCTGACCGGTGCAACTACCAGAACCGCTGCCCAAACGGCTCTGATGAGAAGAACTGCTTTTTCTGCCAACCTGGAAACTTCCACTGCAAGAACAACCGCTGTGTTTTTGAAAGCTGGGTGTGTGACGCGCAAGACGACTGCGGGGATGGAAGCGATGAGGAGAGCTGCCCGGTAATCGTACCTACACGAGTCATCACGGCCGCTGTAATCGGGAGTCTGATCTGCGGCCTGCTGCTGGTCATTGCTCTGGGCTGCACATGCAAACTCTACTCTCTCAGGATGTTTGAGCGCAG GTCATTTGAGACTCAGCTCTCTAGAGTGGAAGCTGAGTTACTGAGAAGAGAAGCTCCTCCATCATATGGGCAGCTGATTGCTCAAGGACTGATCCCCCCAGTGGAAGATTTTCCTGTCTGCTCTGGAAACCAG GCATCTGTTTTAGAAAACCTAAGACTGGCAGTTCGCTCTCAGCTGGGATTCACCTCAATCCGACTCCCCACCACGGGACGCCACGGCAACATCTGGAGACGCCTGTTCAATTTCACACGTTCACGGCAGTCTGGTTCTCTCGCACTGGTGTCTGCCGACACTGAAGAGGGTTCTGATGGCAGTGCCTCAGCACGTGAGCCGGAGAGGCTTGGATCTCACCGTGGACTCTTGCCCTTGGACTCCGACGATACGGACACTGAGAGTGAGCAGCATCCCCGCAGGGATGTCCCTGGAGCCGTCGGAGGCCTGATGGCCCCACTACCACAGAAAACTCCCCCTACAACAGCAGTGGAAGCCATCGTCTCAGTGTCTGCCAGCTCAGCTCCACTGGTCAGCCGGGAGAGCAGCATCTCTGAGAGTATCTCAGAAAGTTCTGGAGTAACTGGACCTTCGTgtgctgctactactactacgaCTACTTCTGCAAGGAGCACCTTCGGCAGTGCTCTAAGCCGGGTCACCCGCAGCCTACGCTGGATTCGTTTCTCTCTGGGGCGCTCTAGTGATGGAGGATCAAGTGGCATCGGGCAGAATCACAGCCCTCTACGGCAACTGGAGCAAGGAAGTGCGGGTTGCACTGGTATCGGCATTAGGGGCGAGGATGAGGACGACGTGGAGCTCCTCATTCCCATCTCGGATGCAAGCTCCCTGGACAGTGATGAGAGCTCCAGGCCCCTGCTGGAACAAGGCCTGGAGCAGGCCTTCGGGCCCCCCCTGACCCCCGCTGTGGTCTCTCTCAGAGGCCGGCTGGTGGGTAGGGACGGCCCCTGTGAACACTGTGGAATTGTCCATACGGCGCGGATCCCGGACGCTTGTCTGGAGGCGACGGCGAAAACAGAATCTAGTGATGACGAGTCACTGCTGCTCTGTTAA